In the Muricauda sp. MAR_2010_75 genome, one interval contains:
- a CDS encoding UDP-2,3-diacylglucosamine diphosphatase — protein sequence MKKRKIELAVISDVHLGTYGCHADELIAYLNSIQPKKLILNGDIIDIWQFSKRYFPPSHLKVLRKLIGMASKGTEVYYITGNHDEMLRKFSDTSMGNFKIANKLVLNLDGKKAWIFHGDVFDVSIQNAKWLAKLGGYGYDLLILINSFVNWWLVKLGREKYSLSKRIKNSVKSAVKYINNFEKTAAELAIENEYDYVICGHIHQPKKERYENKNGSCIYLNSGDWVENLTALEYSFKRWRIYHYNHDRLSPFFVDEDLKEMDINELIASITDKEVDMEEINDEDLPNENFNDESSSKENTNDQKQNKAKLDNQGFAQD from the coding sequence TTGAAAAAAAGGAAGATAGAACTGGCGGTTATATCAGATGTCCATCTTGGAACCTATGGCTGTCATGCAGATGAACTCATTGCTTACCTGAACAGCATACAGCCGAAAAAGCTCATTTTAAATGGGGATATCATTGATATTTGGCAGTTTAGCAAACGGTATTTTCCTCCATCTCACTTAAAAGTGTTGAGAAAGCTCATCGGGATGGCCTCAAAAGGAACGGAAGTTTACTATATCACTGGAAATCATGATGAAATGCTTCGTAAGTTCAGTGATACTTCAATGGGAAATTTTAAAATAGCGAACAAGCTAGTCCTGAATTTGGATGGTAAGAAAGCATGGATTTTTCATGGTGATGTTTTTGACGTTTCCATCCAAAATGCCAAATGGCTGGCCAAACTTGGCGGATACGGATACGACCTCTTGATTTTGATCAATAGCTTTGTGAATTGGTGGTTGGTGAAGTTGGGCCGCGAAAAATATTCTTTGTCAAAACGTATCAAAAACAGCGTAAAAAGTGCGGTAAAGTACATCAATAACTTTGAAAAGACCGCGGCAGAACTCGCCATTGAAAATGAGTATGATTATGTAATCTGTGGGCACATCCATCAACCCAAAAAGGAGCGCTATGAGAATAAAAATGGGAGTTGTATCTATCTCAATTCTGGCGATTGGGTAGAAAATTTGACCGCTTTGGAATATTCGTTCAAACGTTGGAGAATCTACCATTACAACCATGATAGGTTATCCCCATTCTTTGTGGATGAAGACCTTAAGGAGATGGACATAAACGAACTGATCGCTTCCATAACCGACAAGGAAGTAGATATGGAGGAAATCAATGATGAGGACTTACCTAATGAAAATTTCAACGACGAATCTTCATCAAAAGAAAATACCAATGATCAAAAGCAAAACAAAGCGAAATTAGACAATCAAGGCTTTGCGCAAGATTGA
- a CDS encoding TlpA disulfide reductase family protein: protein MKKVFAIVLGVVFLASCGSKSDGYTLNGTVDGEMDNGTLIYLKTTDSINQLVDIDTTTIENGVFSFKGSQAEPKLHYIFMESNRGNIPFILENGEIDIEFQKDSMNYAKLKGTPQNDFFMEFLDESRVLSERAMSMQNDMRAAAQQRDTATVNALREEFIEFQEEAKNFNVDFAKNHPDAMISVLIIGNLMMSKAIPQDEIKALFEGLSPEMKATKPAMELKERLDNMKSTEIGAVAPDFSAPTPSGETLALSEVTQKGKLTLVDFWAAWCRPCRMENPNIVSVYNKYKDKGFNVLGVSLDTRAEDWKGAIEADGLAWNHISNLKRFQDPIAELYNVDAIPAAFLLDENGVIVARDLRGSALEEKVAELLN from the coding sequence ATGAAAAAAGTATTTGCAATTGTGCTGGGGGTTGTATTCTTGGCATCATGTGGTTCTAAATCTGATGGATATACATTAAATGGTACGGTTGATGGCGAAATGGACAATGGTACTTTGATATACCTAAAAACTACAGATTCCATTAACCAATTGGTAGATATTGATACCACCACCATTGAAAATGGGGTTTTTAGTTTCAAAGGGTCTCAAGCAGAACCCAAACTGCATTACATTTTTATGGAATCCAATAGAGGGAATATCCCTTTCATTCTTGAAAATGGTGAGATAGATATCGAGTTCCAGAAGGATAGTATGAACTATGCCAAGCTCAAGGGAACACCTCAAAACGATTTTTTTATGGAATTCTTGGATGAGTCAAGAGTACTTTCCGAGCGCGCCATGTCCATGCAAAATGATATGAGGGCTGCCGCTCAACAAAGAGACACGGCAACGGTGAATGCATTGCGGGAAGAGTTTATTGAATTTCAAGAGGAAGCCAAAAACTTTAATGTTGATTTTGCCAAGAACCATCCCGATGCCATGATTTCTGTATTGATCATTGGCAATCTTATGATGAGCAAAGCCATCCCTCAAGATGAAATTAAAGCATTGTTTGAAGGTCTTTCCCCTGAAATGAAGGCCACCAAGCCCGCCATGGAACTAAAGGAGCGCTTGGATAACATGAAATCTACGGAAATTGGTGCGGTGGCACCAGATTTTTCGGCCCCTACTCCCAGTGGTGAGACCTTGGCCTTGAGCGAGGTAACCCAAAAAGGCAAACTCACCTTGGTCGACTTTTGGGCTGCTTGGTGCCGACCATGCCGTATGGAAAATCCCAACATAGTTTCTGTTTACAACAAATACAAGGACAAGGGATTTAACGTACTTGGGGTTTCCTTGGATACTCGCGCAGAGGATTGGAAAGGGGCCATTGAGGCCGACGGATTGGCTTGGAACCATATCTCCAACCTAAAGCGCTTTCAGGACCCTATTGCAGAATTGTATAATGTTGATGCCATACCTGCAGCTTTTCTCTTGGATGAAAACGGTGTTATAGTGGCAAGGGACTTGCGTGGATCCGCTTTGGAAGAAAAAGTGGCAGAACTTCTCAATTAA
- a CDS encoding ACP phosphodiesterase, with amino-acid sequence MNFLAHIYLSFDDKEITLGNFFADHIRGNKYKHYPERIQKGIILHREIDTFTDSHPIAKQSSKRLHKNYSHYSRVIVDIFYDHFLAKNWNDYSPVLLAEYVENFYDLLEDNYEILPLGTKRLMPYMITDNWLLNYANLAGIDRVLNGMNRRTKNKSRMNFAIMDLEEHYTDFENEFTAFFEELITFSRQKFISLCED; translated from the coding sequence ATGAACTTCTTGGCACATATTTATCTGTCGTTTGACGACAAGGAAATTACTTTGGGAAACTTTTTTGCCGATCATATCCGAGGTAACAAGTACAAGCACTACCCAGAAAGAATCCAAAAAGGTATCATTTTACATCGGGAAATTGACACCTTCACGGATTCCCACCCCATTGCCAAACAAAGTAGCAAGCGGCTCCATAAAAATTACAGTCATTACAGCCGGGTAATAGTGGACATTTTTTACGATCATTTTTTGGCCAAAAATTGGAATGATTACTCTCCGGTGCTCCTTGCCGAGTATGTGGAGAATTTTTATGATCTGTTGGAGGATAATTACGAAATACTTCCACTGGGTACCAAACGGTTGATGCCGTATATGATTACTGATAACTGGTTGCTCAACTATGCCAACCTTGCTGGCATAGATCGGGTTCTCAACGGGATGAACCGAAGGACGAAGAACAAATCCAGAATGAATTTCGCCATCATGGACCTAGAAGAACACTATACTGATTTTGAAAATGAGTTCACCGCTTTTTTTGAAGAATTGATTACCTTTTCCCGGCAAAAATTTATTTCTCTATGCGAAGACTGA
- a CDS encoding lipid A biosynthesis acyltransferase produces the protein MHTRIVMQLAVFILAYPLLWLVSRLPFKLIYLLSDGIYGLLYYVIGYRKKVVRENLALVFPEKSEKERLQIEKKFFHHMCDMFMEMIKTMGISKKEIQKRFTVTNMSLLNDLEEKGINTMLMLPHYASWEWVLSLNLQIKSKGYGIYQKIQNKYFDRLVRQIRGKFNTTLISTKESKKILKAAKESNELLMVGIISDQSPMVIRAKYWTEFMGIVVPVHVGGEEICKANGIVPVYLKVCKKKRGYYEGTFKIITENPTEVENYKITDAFLRETEKSIREAPEYYFWTHKRWKHRDKAPEVLQQ, from the coding sequence TTGCACACAAGAATCGTTATGCAGCTGGCCGTATTTATCCTTGCTTACCCATTGCTCTGGTTGGTTTCCAGACTCCCTTTTAAACTTATTTACCTTCTTTCGGATGGAATTTATGGGCTATTGTACTATGTTATAGGCTATCGCAAAAAAGTAGTCCGCGAAAATCTGGCCTTGGTATTTCCTGAGAAATCGGAAAAGGAACGACTTCAAATCGAAAAAAAATTCTTTCACCACATGTGTGATATGTTCATGGAAATGATCAAGACCATGGGTATCAGCAAAAAAGAAATCCAAAAACGATTTACCGTAACAAACATGTCGTTATTGAACGATCTTGAAGAAAAGGGAATCAACACCATGCTCATGCTCCCCCATTACGCAAGCTGGGAATGGGTCTTGTCATTAAACCTCCAAATAAAATCCAAAGGCTATGGTATCTATCAAAAAATACAGAACAAGTATTTTGATAGATTGGTTCGACAAATCAGAGGCAAGTTCAATACTACTTTGATTTCCACCAAGGAATCCAAAAAAATTCTAAAAGCAGCAAAAGAGAGCAATGAGTTGCTAATGGTGGGCATTATCAGCGATCAATCACCCATGGTTATAAGAGCAAAATATTGGACAGAATTTATGGGAATAGTAGTGCCTGTTCATGTGGGGGGCGAGGAAATCTGCAAAGCAAATGGCATTGTTCCTGTCTACCTAAAAGTTTGTAAAAAGAAAAGGGGCTATTATGAAGGGACTTTTAAAATAATTACCGAGAACCCAACAGAAGTCGAAAATTATAAGATTACCGATGCTTTTTTAAGGGAAACTGAAAAATCTATCCGTGAAGCTCCCGAGTATTATTTTTGGACCCACAAAAGATGGAAGCACCGTGACAAAGCTCCTGAAGTTCTCCAACAATAA
- a CDS encoding DUF4440 domain-containing protein gives MRQLSTLVLLCCFALSFGQRPAKQISNETLETIKKDVWIPFMEAYDQSDSQKLKSIHSKDIVRVTQDQNLIETGESYLTNFGQFVESVKAQGNQLGIAFAILSTAMDESGELAYQTGYYRFSSKRGTDEDFVVRGYGIFSVGLKKENGSWKIWLDSDKHIDLPHEEFNAQEIVYELEES, from the coding sequence ATGAGACAGTTATCAACCCTTGTACTCCTGTGCTGTTTTGCACTGTCCTTTGGGCAACGTCCTGCAAAACAAATTTCAAACGAAACTTTAGAAACCATTAAAAAGGATGTTTGGATACCCTTTATGGAAGCTTATGACCAATCCGATTCGCAAAAATTAAAGTCCATTCACTCCAAAGACATAGTTAGGGTGACCCAGGACCAAAATCTAATTGAGACTGGGGAAAGTTACTTAACGAACTTTGGCCAATTTGTGGAATCCGTGAAAGCACAAGGAAATCAACTCGGAATCGCTTTTGCCATTCTGTCCACCGCCATGGACGAAAGTGGTGAACTTGCCTACCAAACCGGATATTATCGGTTCAGCTCTAAACGCGGAACAGACGAAGACTTTGTGGTAAGAGGCTACGGAATATTCAGCGTTGGGCTCAAAAAAGAGAATGGTTCATGGAAAATATGGCTCGATTCAGACAAGCATATTGACCTTCCCCACGAAGAATTCAATGCCCAAGAAATTGTGTATGAATTGGAGGAATCTTAA
- the aroC gene encoding chorismate synthase has product MAGNSFGQLFRLTTFGESHGKAIGGVLDGCPAGVELDIEKIQLELNRRKPGQSSIVTQRKEPDTVEIYSGLFDGKTTGTPIGFAIHNTNQKSKDYSHIKDSYRPSHADYVYDKKYGFRDYRGGGRSSARETASRVVAGAIAKQFLSDIQINAFVSQVGELKMEKSYQELDFSLIESNPVRCPDPKMAQKMEEYIKSIKKEGDTIGGVITCVVQNVPIGLGEPVFDKLHATLGAAMLSINAVKGFEYGSGFEGIKMKGSEHNDAFNPDGTTKTNRSGGVQGGISNGMDIYFNVAFKPVATILQSYETINKEGEPVTTQGKGRHDPCVVPRAVPIVEAMAALVLADFTLLARTNKI; this is encoded by the coding sequence ATGGCTGGAAATTCTTTTGGGCAACTTTTTAGGTTGACCACCTTTGGTGAATCACATGGAAAAGCCATTGGTGGCGTATTGGATGGTTGCCCTGCAGGGGTGGAATTGGATATCGAAAAAATCCAATTGGAATTAAACCGAAGAAAACCAGGTCAATCGTCCATCGTAACACAGCGAAAAGAACCCGACACGGTTGAAATCTACTCCGGTTTGTTTGACGGAAAAACCACTGGAACACCCATCGGTTTTGCTATCCACAATACCAATCAAAAATCAAAGGATTACTCCCATATCAAGGATTCGTACAGGCCCTCCCATGCGGATTATGTGTATGATAAGAAATATGGTTTTCGCGATTATCGCGGAGGGGGGCGCAGCTCAGCCCGCGAAACGGCCAGCAGGGTGGTGGCCGGTGCAATTGCCAAACAGTTTTTGAGTGACATTCAAATCAATGCCTTTGTCTCTCAGGTTGGAGAACTGAAAATGGAAAAATCGTATCAGGAATTGGACTTTTCATTGATTGAATCGAACCCTGTGCGCTGCCCCGATCCTAAAATGGCCCAGAAAATGGAGGAGTACATCAAATCCATCAAAAAAGAGGGCGATACCATAGGCGGGGTCATTACTTGTGTTGTTCAAAATGTACCTATCGGTTTGGGCGAACCTGTTTTTGATAAGCTCCACGCTACACTAGGTGCTGCCATGCTCTCCATCAATGCGGTAAAAGGATTTGAATATGGTAGTGGATTCGAAGGGATTAAAATGAAGGGTAGTGAGCACAATGATGCCTTTAACCCAGATGGTACCACCAAAACCAACCGAAGTGGGGGAGTGCAAGGCGGTATCAGTAATGGCATGGACATCTATTTTAATGTGGCCTTCAAGCCTGTGGCCACCATATTGCAGTCCTACGAAACTATAAATAAAGAAGGAGAGCCAGTGACCACCCAAGGCAAGGGAAGGCACGACCCTTGTGTGGTACCCAGAGCGGTGCCCATTGTGGAGGCCATGGCAGCATTGGTCTTGGCGGACTTTACCCTGTTGGCCCGCACCAATAAAATTTGA
- the glmM gene encoding phosphoglucosamine mutase, protein MTLIKSISGIRGTIGGKTNNNLTPLDAVKFAASYGTWLKSYANKDKLTVVIGRDARLSGEMIQNLVVSTLVGLGIDVIDLGLSTTPTVEIAVPLEKADGGIILTASHNPKQWNALKLLNEKGEFLDAEQGAKILALAEKEDFEFAEVDDLGEITKNDSYMDIHVDEVLELSLVDAEVIKKAGFKVVVDGVNSTGGIAIPKLLEELGVEVIKMYCDPTGHFPHNPEPLKEHLGDICKKVVEEKADFGIVVDPDVDRLAFISNDGEMFGEEYTLVACADYVLSKTKGNTVSNLSSSRALRDITEKHGGTYEAAAVGEVNVVAKMKANNAIIGGEGNGGIIYPESHYGRDALVGTALFLMLMAERGGTVAELRASYPSYFMSKKKIELTRELNVDALLEAMHTKYKDEQVSTIDGVKVDFPENWVHLRKSNTEPIIRIYTEAKSQEAADRLADRIIGEIKEVAGIN, encoded by the coding sequence ATGACACTGATCAAATCAATTTCTGGAATACGAGGAACCATAGGAGGCAAAACCAACAATAATCTTACCCCACTGGATGCGGTTAAATTTGCAGCATCCTACGGAACTTGGTTAAAATCGTATGCCAACAAGGATAAACTAACTGTGGTTATTGGTCGTGATGCCCGACTTTCGGGTGAGATGATTCAAAATTTGGTGGTTTCTACCTTGGTGGGCCTTGGAATTGACGTGATTGACCTAGGATTGTCCACCACGCCAACGGTTGAAATTGCGGTGCCTTTGGAAAAGGCTGATGGCGGCATTATTTTAACGGCGAGTCATAACCCAAAGCAGTGGAACGCGCTTAAATTGTTGAACGAGAAGGGCGAATTTTTGGATGCAGAACAAGGAGCTAAGATTTTAGCTTTGGCTGAAAAAGAAGATTTTGAGTTTGCAGAAGTGGATGATTTGGGAGAAATCACCAAGAACGATTCGTACATGGACATCCATGTGGATGAAGTTCTGGAACTGTCTTTAGTGGATGCAGAGGTCATCAAAAAAGCCGGTTTCAAGGTAGTTGTGGATGGAGTGAATTCCACTGGGGGTATCGCTATCCCAAAATTATTGGAAGAATTAGGAGTCGAAGTCATTAAAATGTACTGTGACCCTACGGGTCATTTTCCACATAATCCAGAGCCTTTAAAAGAGCACTTAGGGGATATATGCAAAAAAGTAGTGGAGGAAAAGGCTGATTTTGGTATTGTGGTCGACCCCGATGTAGACCGTTTGGCGTTTATCAGCAATGATGGGGAAATGTTTGGCGAAGAATATACACTTGTGGCTTGTGCCGATTACGTATTGAGTAAAACTAAGGGAAATACCGTTTCCAATTTGTCTTCATCACGTGCATTGCGGGATATCACCGAAAAACATGGTGGCACTTATGAAGCGGCTGCCGTTGGCGAAGTGAATGTCGTTGCCAAAATGAAGGCCAACAATGCCATTATTGGTGGGGAAGGTAATGGAGGTATTATTTATCCTGAAAGCCATTATGGCCGGGATGCCTTGGTGGGAACGGCCTTGTTTCTCATGTTGATGGCGGAGCGAGGTGGAACTGTAGCGGAGCTTCGAGCCAGTTACCCAAGCTATTTTATGAGCAAAAAGAAGATTGAGCTGACTCGGGAGTTAAATGTGGACGCCTTATTGGAAGCCATGCATACCAAATACAAAGATGAGCAAGTTTCGACCATTGATGGTGTAAAAGTTGATTTCCCTGAAAACTGGGTGCACTTACGCAAGTCCAATACCGAGCCCATCATCCGGATTTATACCGAAGCCAAATCACAGGAAGCAGCAGATCGGCTAGCAGACCGAATCATTGGTGAAATTAAGGAGGTGGCTGGAATCAATTAA
- a CDS encoding FAD-binding and (Fe-S)-binding domain-containing protein, with product MNKNLLKALSEELQGELLIDDLSRALYATDASVYRKTPLAVAYPKNGDDLKALIRFANTNTVGLIPRTAGTSLAGQCVGDGIVVDVSRHFTQILELDKEKKQIKVQPGVVRDELNQYLKPFGLFFGPNTSTSNRCMIGGMVGNNSSGTTSIQYGVTRDKVLAMKCVLSDGSEATFSAISKATYDSKKQEATLEGSIYASLEEELSNQENQKNILAEFPKPSIHRRNTGYAVDELLKNNLFGNDEEDFNLCKLLSGSEGTLAFTTEITLQLDDLPPPLSAMVATHYKTLEDCLSDVAPVMQHNLHTCEMMDKVILDCTKNNRAQLANRFFVDGDPAGILMLELKAYTGEDLQKQLQALLKTIEKSGLSYANPILMGDDINKAIELRKAGLGLLGNMVGDRKAVACIEDTAVALEDLKDFIGEFSQIMKGYDQQAVYYAHAGAGELHLRPILNLKKSEDVVLFRSITTDVAKLTKKYKGSFSGEHGDGIVRAEFIPLMIGEANYELLKRVKKAFDPNNIFNPGKIVDAFPMDESLRYEVDREEPKVKTLMDFSDSEGILKAAEKCNGSGDCRKSHTMSGGMCPSYHATKNEKDTTRGRANALREFLTQSEKPNRFDQKELKEVFDLCLSCKACASECPSNVDVATLKAEFLYQYQESNGYPLRSKLFAHNTKLNALGSKISGLTNAVYGSKTLSGMLKKTAGVASERSFPKVYNFNFEKHLEKFKLKNTDLSKKKVVLYLDEFTKYLDVEVGKDAIELLSKLGYDVELFYAESGRTYLSKGFLKQAKKLVAKNMSKLAPYLDKNVPIVGLEPSAILSFRDEYQRLHDNTQLLSKLASQSFLIEEFLAREISEGHITPGSFTEEERTVKVHNHCHQKALSNQKVTFDVLNLPKNYKVTIIASGCCGMAGSFGYEKEHYETSMKVGSLKLFPAVKKTDEQTLIASNGTSCRHQIKDGTERDALHPVSILRKALIV from the coding sequence TTGAATAAAAATTTGTTAAAAGCCCTTTCTGAAGAACTGCAGGGAGAACTATTGATTGATGACCTTAGTAGAGCCCTGTATGCCACTGATGCTTCAGTGTACCGCAAGACACCTTTGGCCGTGGCTTATCCCAAAAACGGTGATGATCTTAAGGCATTGATTCGCTTTGCCAATACCAACACAGTAGGACTTATTCCCAGAACGGCAGGGACCTCTTTGGCCGGACAGTGCGTTGGCGATGGTATTGTGGTGGATGTATCTAGGCATTTCACCCAAATTTTGGAATTGGACAAAGAAAAAAAGCAGATAAAAGTGCAACCCGGTGTTGTACGGGATGAGTTGAATCAATATTTAAAACCGTTCGGTCTTTTTTTCGGTCCCAACACCTCAACATCCAACCGATGTATGATAGGGGGTATGGTGGGTAACAATTCCTCGGGAACGACTTCAATTCAATATGGGGTTACGCGGGATAAGGTACTTGCCATGAAATGTGTGCTTTCCGATGGCAGCGAAGCAACTTTTTCGGCCATTTCCAAAGCAACTTACGATTCCAAAAAACAGGAAGCCACCTTGGAAGGTAGTATTTATGCATCCTTGGAAGAAGAGCTTTCAAACCAAGAAAATCAAAAGAACATACTTGCCGAATTTCCAAAACCCAGCATACACCGAAGGAATACGGGCTATGCGGTGGACGAACTTTTAAAGAACAATCTTTTCGGAAACGATGAAGAGGATTTTAACCTCTGCAAATTACTGTCTGGTAGCGAAGGCACTTTGGCGTTTACCACTGAAATCACCCTGCAATTGGATGATTTGCCGCCACCGTTATCTGCTATGGTGGCCACGCATTACAAAACCTTGGAAGATTGTTTGAGCGATGTGGCACCCGTTATGCAACATAACCTGCATACTTGCGAGATGATGGACAAGGTGATTTTGGACTGCACCAAAAATAACAGGGCACAGTTGGCCAATCGTTTTTTTGTTGACGGGGATCCCGCTGGAATTTTAATGTTGGAATTGAAAGCCTACACCGGAGAGGACCTTCAAAAGCAGTTACAGGCCTTGCTAAAGACCATCGAGAAGTCTGGATTGAGTTATGCCAATCCCATTTTAATGGGAGATGATATCAATAAGGCCATTGAATTGCGTAAGGCAGGACTGGGTCTTTTGGGTAATATGGTAGGTGACCGAAAGGCGGTGGCCTGTATTGAGGATACCGCCGTTGCGTTGGAGGATTTAAAGGATTTTATCGGGGAGTTTTCCCAAATCATGAAGGGATATGACCAGCAAGCGGTGTATTATGCCCACGCTGGAGCAGGGGAACTGCATTTGCGTCCTATCCTTAACCTTAAAAAGTCTGAAGATGTGGTCTTGTTCCGTTCGATCACTACGGATGTGGCCAAGCTTACCAAAAAATACAAAGGAAGTTTCAGTGGAGAGCATGGCGATGGAATTGTTCGTGCCGAATTCATCCCATTAATGATTGGCGAAGCCAATTACGAGTTGTTGAAACGGGTGAAAAAGGCTTTCGACCCCAACAACATATTCAACCCCGGGAAGATAGTGGATGCGTTTCCTATGGATGAATCGTTGCGCTATGAAGTAGATCGGGAAGAACCCAAAGTGAAAACCTTGATGGATTTCTCGGACAGTGAAGGCATTTTAAAAGCCGCTGAAAAATGTAATGGAAGTGGAGATTGTAGAAAGAGTCATACGATGTCTGGCGGCATGTGCCCCAGCTACCATGCCACAAAGAATGAGAAAGATACCACTCGTGGTAGAGCCAATGCATTGCGGGAGTTTTTGACCCAATCGGAAAAGCCGAATCGGTTTGACCAGAAGGAACTCAAGGAAGTCTTTGACCTATGTTTGAGCTGCAAGGCATGCGCCAGTGAATGTCCCAGTAATGTGGACGTGGCTACCTTAAAAGCGGAATTTCTCTATCAATATCAGGAATCCAATGGATATCCGTTACGTAGTAAACTATTTGCCCACAATACCAAACTGAATGCGTTGGGAAGCAAAATTTCAGGGTTGACCAATGCGGTTTACGGTTCCAAGACCTTGAGCGGAATGTTGAAAAAGACTGCTGGTGTAGCTTCGGAGCGAAGTTTCCCCAAAGTGTATAACTTCAACTTTGAAAAGCATTTGGAAAAATTCAAGCTGAAGAACACTGACCTTTCCAAAAAGAAAGTGGTGCTGTATCTGGATGAGTTCACCAAATACTTGGATGTTGAGGTTGGAAAAGACGCTATTGAGCTCCTGAGCAAGTTGGGCTATGATGTGGAACTGTTTTATGCTGAAAGCGGAAGGACCTATCTCTCCAAAGGATTTTTAAAACAAGCAAAAAAATTGGTGGCCAAGAACATGTCCAAATTAGCACCGTATTTGGACAAAAATGTTCCTATTGTAGGGTTGGAGCCTTCAGCTATACTTTCATTCCGGGATGAGTATCAGCGCCTTCATGATAATACACAACTTCTTTCGAAATTAGCTTCCCAATCTTTTTTAATTGAGGAATTTTTGGCTCGTGAGATTTCTGAAGGTCATATTACCCCCGGGAGTTTTACCGAAGAGGAACGTACCGTAAAAGTGCATAACCACTGCCACCAAAAGGCATTGAGCAATCAAAAGGTAACCTTTGATGTATTGAATCTCCCCAAAAATTACAAAGTCACCATAATTGCGTCAGGTTGTTGTGGTATGGCGGGTTCCTTTGGGTATGAGAAGGAACATTATGAAACCAGTATGAAGGTGGGAAGTTTAAAATTGTTCCCGGCGGTGAAGAAAACTGATGAGCAAACATTGATTGCTTCCAATGGAACAAGTTGTAGGCATCAAATAAAGGATGGCACGGAGAGGGATGCCCTGCACCCGGTATCAATCTTGCGCAAAGCCTTGATTGTCTAA
- a CDS encoding rhomboid family intramembrane serine protease, with the protein MFNLHIATIGIIAANVIVSLRGFSDATFFDRYKFSIGAIQAGQRERTVTSGFLHVDISHLFFNMFTLYFFANVVINWFGPGKFLIIYFISLIAGSLLAMFFHKNEPYYSAVGASGAVTGILYAAILLNPDMQLGIMFIPIPLPAYVLGIAYLLYSIYGMKSRLGNIGHTAHFGGAIGGYATTLLFKPELFATDTFIVVLLAIPIVILFVLEKMGKI; encoded by the coding sequence ATGTTCAATTTGCATATAGCAACTATCGGCATTATAGCCGCCAACGTAATTGTGTCACTACGGGGCTTTAGTGATGCCACTTTTTTCGACCGATATAAGTTCAGCATTGGGGCAATACAAGCCGGACAACGGGAAAGAACCGTTACGTCTGGATTTTTGCATGTTGATATTTCCCATTTGTTCTTCAACATGTTCACCCTATATTTTTTTGCCAATGTGGTCATCAATTGGTTTGGCCCAGGAAAGTTTTTGATCATTTACTTTATTAGCCTTATTGCAGGAAGCTTGCTAGCTATGTTTTTTCATAAGAATGAACCATATTACAGTGCGGTTGGCGCCAGTGGCGCCGTGACGGGAATTTTATATGCCGCCATTTTATTGAATCCTGATATGCAGTTAGGCATTATGTTCATTCCCATACCATTGCCGGCATACGTGCTGGGGATCGCTTATTTGCTCTATTCCATCTACGGGATGAAAAGTAGACTGGGCAATATTGGCCATACCGCCCATTTTGGTGGTGCCATTGGCGGTTATGCCACCACTTTACTGTTTAAACCAGAATTGTTTGCAACAGATACTTTTATTGTGGTTCTGTTGGCCATCCCGATTGTGATTTTGTTTGTTTTGGAGAAGATGGGCAAAATATGA